The window GATATTTTAAGGCTTTATCCTATACCAACATTGGCCTCTTTATTAGTATAAAAACGTACATGATACATTTTTTTCATGATAAATCAACACATgtgaaaaataaacaaaaagaaaaaacacacCTGTCGGTTTTCATTCACaactatttcaaaaattataaaacacaAAAGCTTTTAACATACGTGATGGGGGAGAAAATGTGATGCTACAAAAGGTGGATggaaaatgaaggaaagaaacACTTTATTCCTTTACTTGGTAAGAAAGGAAAGTGAGGACAAACAAAAATGCGATGCACAGATATATTCCCTATAACCCAACAAACAAATTGAGGGTAGGGAAAATGAGGAAGACACAAGATTTATTCTAagattttttgttatttactCCTAATTATATGAGAAACAAGAGGGAAACAGCacaattttggaaaaaaaaataaagtttttttattcCCTGCGCTCTATTTTTATTCCTAACTTTATATTAATCTACTTCTCTATGATTCCTTCTAGTCACAATCATGCCATAAAGGGGAACTTTCCTTAggaaataatataataaatttaagtatCCCTATAATTTGTTCAGAAAGAAATGCAATTTAACTGTGCTAAGAATCTAAAAACCAGCATTGTGGACACCAAATTGTATATGTGTGAATGTGTGCAAAATCAAAAGATTCAAGCAGTTTCTAATTTAcctaattattttatctatacTTAAATTAACACATAACAATCAATTAAATCCTCCTCTGAAGTTTATAAACTGTACAGCTGGtatataatcatttaaaggaaaagaaaggttaatttttcaaccaaccaaaaaacaaaaaaatttcgaAAAGGGAATTAGTTGTGCTCCTAATCTGCAGTCacaaaactaaaataaaaatataactcAGAGACAAATTTAAATCTAGACATGCGATAATTGCTTCATCAGTATTAAAagataacaaaatatatattaatttgggGGAGGAGGAAACTGAAGAAACCTGAGTAGAAACAAGAATATCGTAAGTGACAGGGAAAGCCTTGAGCTGCTTCAAGGCGTCGACGCATCTGGAAACCTCAGGGCCGTTGGAGGAAACGGCATCGGTGGAGGCCAAATCAGCCGCTTTCTTGGCTGCCTCGAACAAATCCACTAGCTCCCTCTCCATCGCCAAAGCGGAATAACCCTAGAGTGAACAAACAGAAGAGATCTGGAGGAAGTCCTTTACTTTTAAAGGGAGACAGTAACCAACTCCGAGAGGAAGACAGAGGCTTTGGTTTTGTGTAGAATTTGTGTTGTGAGTCTGTTTTCTGTTTTGTTTGGTGTTTCGGACCGGACTGGGTCAATATCAAGGCGGAGAACTAAGGCAAGGTATTTTGGGAAAACTCGGATCCAACGGTGAATGTTCTCAGGGGCTTCTCTTTATCATAAGGGAATCGACGGTCTCTGATGATGCTTGTTTCGTTTCCTTCATTTGGGCTTTCCTCCTACTCCCATAGTCCTGGACCTAGACTCATTTCGCTGCTGGGCTTTTATATCTCTTTTATGCTGTGTTTAGTATGACAAGAAGGGaaaaaacatagaaaaaaggaaaattaaaaagaaaacaaaattctcttttatttttgtggaTTGGGCATgttctttccatttttatgAAACGCAAGTGGTGGTAGAAAATCTTAATCAATCTTATAccatattaaaattattcaatttagttgatttttccccttttgtaaaaatttatttgcacatttttttcaataaattgaaTGACGtaaacattattttttgtctttttctgaAAAATATGTGGTATTGAAATATGTTTTCATTCTTTATGCACTTAACATATTCTTATCAATTGCTTACTCGTTATTGATAGTGATACAATACTAAATAAGCTACTAAAATGGAAAACtcgtatttttttatatataaaatgaatctttattttataatctttattcaaataaacatttatattAATAGCAAGATGTGATCATACATTTCATATTCATAGTCGTTAAACtcacaattaattaatatttttcatatttgtaacaaatgatattgtttttttaaataataaaataaattaattgagaaaatctttttaatttttttatttgatcaattttgtcatatcaaacaACAAACTATTTCGATGTCCATGTAAATTGAACAATAATGAAAATCACATAGTATACATGACATTGATTAATCAACATGAGGACTTATTAAggtataaattttaaaatatgaatttacttaaatcaataaaagaataaaagagttttatttaaaaaaataaaaaattaaggatTTATTTAGTAATTTAGTCATTTACCTTTTTCCgctagttttttttaaatataatttgtcaatctgatttttttttctttggattctttctttaaaatgcATGATCATTTTTTGTCTTTATAATAtggatctttttttttttttgaaaactaaaGGAAAAGCCATTTGAACTTAATCTAAATTAAGGGCTTGATTCTTAACTTATTTTGAGTTTCTATGTCTCgcgagaaaaaaaaaataaaaggccCCTTAATAATAAAAGTTCTTGCAATTGCGCTTACAACCAATTTTAATTACAAGTAAATTTCTTAGGTGAATATTAAATTTACGAAGAGTATTTACAGCGCCGACTGAGATAACATTCacagaaaaattttataattaataaggagcaaaaaaaattttataattaatatgtattaattttttttatacagAAAAAGTTACTTTAGCGCCAAACGTCCTCTTGTGAGCCGTTGGATTGGCTTGGAGGTTAAACATTCTTTCTACCTAATAACATTACCCATATTTTGTTCATATAGAGAAAgggattttgaatttttacatggagaattctgtttttctaattaaaaaaaatcgttcaccaataattaattgaatagTATAAATACGTTACCGTTTGAAAAGTTGAAACACTTGATAAACTCCAAAAAGTAGAAAAGGATCACATTTATCTTCCATTGAGCGGAAATTCACTTTTTCTAGAAAATTACTACGGGGGTAAAGTGAAATTCGACTATCGATGAAATTTTTGGCAAGACAAAGATTTCCAGAGGCAGAAGTTGGAAGACAGTTGCACACGTTTCTGAGTTGCGAACATCTTTGTTGAGTGAGAAATCAGCAAAAGCCCAAAactaggagaagaagaagaagaagaagatcgAGAAGCAGCAGTCCTGTCTCTGTCCTCCCTGCAAATCCCCATCTCAGCCACGCAATTTCTGGTCCCACCCCCTGCCTCGATCAGACGGCAAAAAATAGATAGGTTTCACAAGAAGCCAGAGCCGTAGGGGCATTTCCGGAAATTAAGGATCCACAGCGTGTAGGCGATAGGGACAATCCgaatcatttctttttaaagtgAATACGGAGGAGAGCCAACCGAAAACGGCGTTGGAAAGTCGAAAGCTTGTGAAACTGAAAGCAGGCGCAGGTGGTAGACGTTTTCTGGTACGTTGGGGACAGTATtggaaatttaaattataaggGAGACACGGACACGCAACCGTGAAAACGGCAACACCAAGTTTCATAGGAGCTTCGCTCGGTGcctgctttcttttctttctcagGTGATAGATCCGTTTCCTTCTcaatttaccattttttacttttactgATGGTACAAACATGAATTGAAAGACTAAACTaaacataagaaaaaaaaaaaaaaagtcttacCCAATTTTGTTTAACAGTTGACGTAAGTTACTTTTGGTAATTCACTCTTTATCAGATGaatattaaaatagttttcCTTATATGGGCTACATTATGTAAGTAACTTTTACGTATGAATATGatgtattaattatttaattattttatttaatgagaATTTGATAAGTTATTTTTCTTACAAGGGTAAATCTGAGTATAGTAGTACTAAATAGTTTATGTAATTTGATAAATAAGTATATAGTATAGTTAAATTAaaggcaaaaacaaaaaaaaaaagagaaagaaaaagaaaaaagaacaaaaaatggggatgttataattattattgataTGAATGCcttatgatgatgatgttggTATGGTAGTAGAAGTGAAGGAGGAAACAAGATCCATGATCTTGATCTGCCATTTGCATTTGCATTTGGGcaaaaattaaatccaaaaaagaaaaggaaaaaaaaatcaaagtggGGGAGGAACCAGGCCAGCCAACCCAATCCCATAAGGAAAAAAGAGTGCCAAAGCCAAGATTGGTGCTTTACCACCCGTCTCGCTTCCGATTTCCTCGCATTTCGTGCCCTTTCTAACAAAACTTAACTTTCCCATTTCTCTCAATCGATCCGATCTCTGCCTTCTCAGGTTTTTAGAtctcttccttcttctcttttttctctgcCTGCCATTTCACTATTATTTCGTTTTCAGTGCGTTGATTCGTGCTTTGCTCTTCTCCCGAGACGATAACCCTTCTCTTCAatttctatattttaatcttaatttttctttaattcgTGAATTAGGGTTTTCAGGGCtgtgttaaaaataaatgctAGGACTATTGTCATAGCCATATCTATCATTTGGAGGTATTTTTTTGTCAGTGTGTGTTTCTAGCTTTGGCATTATATTGAAGAGAGGAGATCCGTGGAGGCCTGAGTTGAGTTGTTTCTATCTGGATCCCATCAGAGATCTGTCAACGTTCCAATTAATTTCTTCCACAGagctcttccttttctttccattGATTTTGTGACATTGTAGATTTTCTGTGGGGCCTGTACTGAatttgctgctgctgctgctatTGCTGTTGCCTCTGGTTCGACGATTGCATAGGGCTCTATGCCCTCTTTGTCTTCTCTGCATTTGTTATCTTGAGCTGCATTGTTCATTGTTTATGTCTTAAATGAAGAAATGAGATAGTTGGCAAAGTGGGCAAAATGGGGATTTGGGGATGTAATTTTGGTACAAATTCACCGGCTTGTTTAATTTTGCCGGGGACGGGAACATAGAAGAAGGGAGAGTTAGTTACCTAACAGGCTTATAGTAGTTCTAGCATATAATATAATACTTTATAGAATTCTCCAATGGGGACGGTTACATGGGAGAATTTGTATTACTTATGATTTCAGGGCACCCTTTACTGTCTTCATCCGAGTCTTCCTCTGTGGTGGTGCATCGCCGGGGTAATTCCTCTTGCAACTTGCCTTCCTTTCGCTGCCTCTGCCACAATgtgtctttttcttcttccacaTTCGATGAGACTCAGAGCAGATTTTTAGAGTTAAAAGACCAACAAGAAGAGGACCAGGAACAGGAAGAAACTGCTGTCTTTGCTGGAGCTGCTCCCCGTTCTCATTTGAAACCTCTTACCTCTCTTGCACATTCTCTTTCTGTTGCTACCTCGAAACAGTTGTATTCTGCTGACTCTGGTTTCTTTCAGCACTTCTCATTGGAATGCCCCACGAAGGATCGGGGAAGCCAGGTATCGTGGGGTTCCATGGAGCTGCACAACAACAATAATACTTGTACCACCTTTGATATTTCCAGGGGTTCATCTCTGGTGCAAGATAAGTTAAGTAAGTCCAGGAGGGTTCGCAACAAAAGCGTGGATTTTGATGATAATCTGTTATATTCGGGAAATCCCAGGTTGATCTACATTAATGATCCGAGGAGAACAAATGACAAGTATGAGTTCACTGGGAATGAGATTCGGACAAGCAAATATACGCTCATCACTTTCTTGCCCAAGAACCTTTTCATTCAGTTTCATCGGGTTGCCTATTTGTATTTCCTGGCTATCGCTGCTCTCAATCAACTTCCACCTCTAGCAGTCTTTGGGAGAACCGTGTCTCTTTTCCCACTCTTGTTTGTGCTTTGTGTCACGGCAATTAAAGATGGTTATGAGGATTGGAGAAGACACAGGTCGGACCGTAATGAGAACAACCGAGAGGCCCTGGTTCTTCAGTTGGGGGGATTCCGAttgaagaaatggaaaaagatAAGAGCTGGGGAGGTTGTCAAGATCCATGCTCATGAGACAATTCCATGTGACATGGTTTTGTTAGGGACAAGTGACCCTAGTGGACTTGCCTACATCCAGACCATGAATTTGGATGGTGAATCAAACCTGAAGACGAGATATGCGAGGCAGGAAACAGCTTCTTCAGTATTTGAAGGTTGTAATGTAACGGGGCTGATCAGATGTGAGCAGCCTAATAGGAATATCTACGAGTTCACAGCCAATATGGAGTTCAATGAACAAAAGTTCCCCCTCAGCCAATCAAACATTGTTTTGCGTGGTTGTCAGCTGAAGAACACTGATTGGATAATTGGCGTGGTGGTTTATGCCGGGCAGGAAACAAAAGCAATGTTAAACAGTGCAGTATCCCCTGCAAAGCGAAGCAAATTGGAAAGCTACATGAACAGGGAAACCTTATGGTTGTCAATTTTCCTTCTTGTCATGTGTTCTGTTGTTGCTGTTGGGATGGGCCTTTGGCTTCATCGTCACAAGGACAAGCTTGATACCTTACCTTATTACAGAAAAAGATACCTAACAAATGGAAAGGATAAAGGGAAAACATACAGATATTATGGGATCCCTATGGAAACTTTTTTCTCCTTATTAAGTTCTATTATTGTCTTTCAGATAATGATACCAATCTCTCTTTATATTACAATGGAGTTAGTTCGCTTGGGACAGTCTTATTTCATGATTGAAGATAAGCATATGTATGACAGCAACTCTGGTTCAAGGTTTCAGTGTAGATCATTGAACATAAATGAGGACTTGGGTCAAGTACGATATGTCTTTTCAGACAAAACAGGCACCCTtactgaaaataaaatggaattCCGAAATGCAAGTGTCCATGGGAAAAATTATGGAAGCTCCAATCTCACAGATGACTTATCGGAGGAACATAACATCAGAGGTATAACATATTAAGCCCTTTGCCATCTGATAATGTTCTTTACTATATACTATAATCTTGTAATTTAGGGTGTTGGTACTTGTTTGCTTTCACTTATGttgtccttttctttgttctttctaTAATTATTGCAAATTTCAGCTTCTTTGTTATCCATGGATGTGCAGGATTGAATCTGCTCTTTTTtcgataaatttaaaattctttttaggCATTCCTGCTTGCTTTGATTATTGACTTGACAACTTAAGTGGACttatcaacaaaatttttctcACAACTTTCTGTTGAACTCTTGATGAGACAGTCTacttaaatttcttttcagttgtttttcttatatttaattttctgtGCATTCTTCAGGTAGCAAGACAATTCTTAAATTGTATGAATGATTGGTTAGGTTGTTAATAAGGTATGACTTTGTCTTTGATTGGGTTGCCTGGGTAGTCTATGCTGTTGCACCAGTCTCTTATTCGTGATAATAAGTTAAGTATCAACGaaaaattcttcttctttttttatgcaTTATCCTGTAATGCTGTATCTTACACTGCTAGGAAGTTAGTTGATCATGTGTATAATGTTGATGATCTTGTAATTAGAGTAAATTGATCAGAACTGATTTCTGTGATGAGCATGTGGTAATTCCTCCTTTTTATATGATCTTTGCAACTGCAGCTGTTCTTAGAAGCAGATGGAAGCTTAAGTCTGAAATTTCTATTGATTCTGAACTTCTGGACATGTTGCATAAAGATTTGCCTGGAGATGAAAGAATTGCTGCACATGAGTTTTTCCTCACCCTGGCTGCATGTAATACTGTGATCCCAATTGTTTCCCAGGATACTTCTTCTGGTCATGGACGAAGTGAATCATGGGAAGATGTGGAAGCTATTGATTATCAGGGTGAATCTCCTGATGAGCAAGCACTAGTTTCTGCAGCCTCTGCTTATGGGTACACTCTCTTTGAGCGAACATCAGGGCATATTGTGGTCGATATCAATGGAAATAAACTAAGGTATGTACTTCTTGTAGTTAGTTCTTATTTCTGTCTCCATGCAGCCAATGAGATCATTATCTATTGATCCTGCTCTATTTACTTTTCCAAGAATGAGTGTCGAGCGCTAAAGATTTGTTGTGTTGCTCAAATGGAACTTTCATGTTGCAGGTTGGATGTTTTGGGGTTGCATGAGTTTGACAGTGTGCGCAAGAGAATGTCAGTTGTTATAAGATTTCCCAACAACACTGTCAAAGTGTTAGTGAAAGGTGCTGATACCTCAATGTTCAGCATTTTAGCAAAGGACACTGAGAGAGATGATCAGATTAGACAAGCAACTCAGAGTCATTTGACTGAATACTCGTCGGTAGGTCTCCGCACTCTTGTAGTTGCTGCAAAGGATCTTACAGATGCAGAACTTGAGCTGTGGCAATGCAGATATGAAGATGCTAGCACTTCTTTGGTTGACAGAGCTGCAAAATTACGTCAAACAGCAGCTCTAGTAGAATGCAACTTAAATTTACTTGGTGCGACTGCAATTGAGGATAAGCTACAAGATGGTGTACCGGAAGCCATTGAGGCTCTTCGGCAGGCAGGAATTAAAGTCTGGGTTCTGACTGGAGATAAACAGGAAACAGCAATTTCTATTGGTCTGTCTTGTAAAC is drawn from Theobroma cacao cultivar B97-61/B2 chromosome 4, Criollo_cocoa_genome_V2, whole genome shotgun sequence and contains these coding sequences:
- the LOC18602204 gene encoding phospholipid-transporting ATPase 1; protein product: MGEFVLLMISGHPLLSSSESSSVVVHRRGNSSCNLPSFRCLCHNVSFSSSTFDETQSRFLELKDQQEEDQEQEETAVFAGAAPRSHLKPLTSLAHSLSVATSKQLYSADSGFFQHFSLECPTKDRGSQVSWGSMELHNNNNTCTTFDISRGSSLVQDKLSKSRRVRNKSVDFDDNLLYSGNPRLIYINDPRRTNDKYEFTGNEIRTSKYTLITFLPKNLFIQFHRVAYLYFLAIAALNQLPPLAVFGRTVSLFPLLFVLCVTAIKDGYEDWRRHRSDRNENNREALVLQLGGFRLKKWKKIRAGEVVKIHAHETIPCDMVLLGTSDPSGLAYIQTMNLDGESNLKTRYARQETASSVFEGCNVTGLIRCEQPNRNIYEFTANMEFNEQKFPLSQSNIVLRGCQLKNTDWIIGVVVYAGQETKAMLNSAVSPAKRSKLESYMNRETLWLSIFLLVMCSVVAVGMGLWLHRHKDKLDTLPYYRKRYLTNGKDKGKTYRYYGIPMETFFSLLSSIIVFQIMIPISLYITMELVRLGQSYFMIEDKHMYDSNSGSRFQCRSLNINEDLGQVRYVFSDKTGTLTENKMEFRNASVHGKNYGSSNLTDDLSEEHNIRAVLRSRWKLKSEISIDSELLDMLHKDLPGDERIAAHEFFLTLAACNTVIPIVSQDTSSGHGRSESWEDVEAIDYQGESPDEQALVSAASAYGYTLFERTSGHIVVDINGNKLRLDVLGLHEFDSVRKRMSVVIRFPNNTVKVLVKGADTSMFSILAKDTERDDQIRQATQSHLTEYSSVGLRTLVVAAKDLTDAELELWQCRYEDASTSLVDRAAKLRQTAALVECNLNLLGATAIEDKLQDGVPEAIEALRQAGIKVWVLTGDKQETAISIGLSCKLLTADMQQIIINGNSEEECRNLLADAKTRHGVQSSNRKKQNLKRKKNSENGYLDILDDTKSSNVLQRLAGREELAVRAPLALIIDGNSLVYILEKDLESELFSIATSCRVVLCCRVAPLQKAGIVDLIKSRTDDMTLAIGDGANDVSMIQMADVGVGICGQEGRQAVMASDFAMGQFRFLKRLLLVHGHWNYQRVGYLVLYNFYRNAVFVLMLFWYILCTAFSTTSALTDWSSVFYSVIYTSVPTIVVGILDKDLSHRTLLQYPKLYGAGHRHEAYNLQLFWITMIDTLWQSLVLFYIPLFMYKESSIDIWSMGSLWTIAVVVLVNIHLAMDIRRWVFITHVAVWGSIMITYACMVVLDSIPIFPNYWTIYHLATSPTYWLTILLIIIVALLPRFLVKVVHQIFWPSDIQIAREAEILR